A section of the Lepus europaeus isolate LE1 chromosome 19, mLepTim1.pri, whole genome shotgun sequence genome encodes:
- the RTN2 gene encoding reticulon-2, with product MGQVLPVFAHCKEAPSTASSTPDSTEGGKDDSDFRELHTAREFSEDDEEETTSQDWGTPRELTFSYIAFDGAVGSGGRRDSAARRPRPQGRSVSEPRDPPPQPDLGDSLESIPSLSQSPEPGRRADPGPAPPAHHPLEDLRLRLDQLGWAARGAGSGEDSATSSSTPLEDEEPDGLEAGGPEAELYPRLGLAQPSPPKVLTPQPSPGPGTPQAGTPSPPRSQDSNSGPDEPSLAEEEEPRGRLEREPITAQCLDSTDQSQFTLEPHLLVADLLYWKDTRTSGVVFTGLMVSLLCLLHFSVVSVAAHGALLLLCGTISLRVYRRVLQAVHRGDGANPFQAYLDVDLTLTREQTERLSQQIASHVVSTATQLRHFFLVEDLVDSLKLALLCYILTFVGAVFNGLTLLILGVIALFTAPLLYRQHQAQIDQYVGLVTNQLSNIKAKIRAKIPGTGAFASAAAAVSGSKAKAE from the exons ATGGGGCAGGTCCTGCCGGTCTTCGCCCACTGCA aagaagctccgtcTACAGCCTCGTCGACCCCGGACTCCACGGAAG GAGGGAAGGACGACTCGGATTTCCGCGAGCTGCACACAGCCCGGGAGTTCTCGGAAGACGACGAGGAGGAGACCACTTCGCAGGACTGGGGCACCCCCCGGGAGCTGACCTTTTCCTACATCGCCTTCGACGGCGCCGTGGGCTCCGGGGGCCGCAGGGACTCCGCTgcccgccgcccccggccccaggGCCGCTCCGTCTCGGAACCGCGAGACCCGCCCCCTCAGCCGGACCTGGGCGACAGCCTGGAAAGCATTCCCAGCCTCAGCCAGTCCCCGGAGCCCGGACGCCGCGCGGACCCCGGCCCTGCGCCCCCCGCCCACCACCCGCTGGAGGACCTGAGGCTCCGGCTGgaccagctgggctgggctgcacggGGAGCGGGATCCGGGGAGGACTCCGCCACCAGCAGCTCCACCCCGCTGGAAGACGAGGAACCCGACGGCTTGGAGGCGGGAGGACCAGAGGCAG AACTGTACCCGCGACTCGGACTGGCTCAGCCCTCGCCGCCGAAAGTCTTGACCCCTCAGCCCAGCCCGGGCCCTGGGACTCCCCAGGCCGGTACCCCGTCTCCACCCCGATCCCAAGATTCGAACTCTGGGCCTGATGAGCCCTCGCTGGCCGAGGAGGAAGAGCCGAGGGGGCGACTGGAGCGGGAGCCAATCACAGCACAGTGCCTCGATAGCACGGACCAATCACAGTTCACTTTGGAGCCACACCTTCTCG tggCGGACCTGTTGTACTGGAAGGACACGAGGACGTCGGGCGTGGTCTTCACGGGCCTCATggtctccctcctctgcctcctgcactTTAGCGTCGTGTCCGTGGCCGCCCACGGGGCTCTGCTCCTGCTCTGTGGCACCATCTCTCTCAGGGTTTATCGCAGAGTGCTGCAGGCGGTCCACCGCGGCGACGGAGCCAACCCCTTCCA GGCCTACCTGGATGTGGACCTGACCCTGACTCGGGAGCAGACCGAGCGTCTGTCCCAGCAGATCGCCTCCCACGTGGTCTCCACGGCCACGCAGCTGCGGCATTTCTTCCTGGTCGAAGACCTAGTGGATTCCCTCAAG ctggcCCTCCTCTGCTACATCCTGACCTTCGTGGGCGCCGTCTTCAATGGTTTAACTCTTCTCATTCTGG GAGTGATCGCTTTGTTCACCGCGCCCCTGCTCTACCGGCAGCACCAG GCCCAGATTGACCAGTACGTGGGGCTGGTGACCAATCAGTTGAGCAACATCAAAGCTAA GATCCGAGCTAAGATCCCAGGGACCGGAGCCTTCGCCTCAGCAGCCGCCGCAGTCTCCGGATCCAAAGCCAAAGCCGAATGA